ttcttagcaaagttgtttaatagaCATACAATGAAAGAAAGTTTatactatcatcacattgtttatgagttatatgcattatttcatttccgcccaacggtgatatggaattaatgtagaaggatGATGTTTTATTTTAATTCTGCCCAACGGTGATTTACAATATAAAAGAAAGTTTTTCAAAGTTTAATCTGCATATTTTTTTTAACCAGGCCAACATGGGATTATTtttttatgctcattattgttgattattggtaagttttctcagactaaaagttttccatgctttcattcgcgaaaagcgaatggctgggtacttgtgaccgtacttgtgacccgaaagatgaccaagaaaggtcataatGTGAGGGAGTATGTGCTCTCTAAAGAATGGCTTCAAAAAAAATTCTTGAATATTAATatccaagaaaagaaaaaagatagatcattgagagtcttggttgacgaatgtctttcatgtactctctatgaagaagatttttcaatcaacatgatttgagatgaaacaagcaacatgcatgtttaatttgaccaacgtcggatcaagcatgtgtgtcaaagagcattcggatttatttataaatttgatgattgaatatatagtcaaaagagccaattctggcatttatgtctcttacagggaattacccgcatggcaggaaaagatgattatgataaaacccgCATGGCAGGAAAAGTCTGGGAAAATCCCTGCGTAACCCGTATGGCGGCAGAAATTTTCTCAGACTTACTCTGTATGAAAGACATGATGACTCATGTGATTTTAATGTGTCCCACTCTAggagaaaagtatggagtagctattatgctttcctAGTATCGACCATACATCTTATGTGTAACGGTCATTAAGCACTCAATAACTCCGAAGAGAATAAAAGTTACAGACGAacctaaagataagaatgatatgcaagtgtgacttgcaaaagtactaatgataaagaactctGTTGAGTTTCTGAAATGGAATAAGGAAAAAAAAATACTCCCATACCAGTTAACAGATAACTTCATTACATATGAAGTAATCAGATAAATGAAGTAGATACTCAaagtttcctcaattcacaagagttttgaatggtttttcgaaattgtgacagaaaagttcttgccacatttcgagggggagaaaggAATATAAGATATCCATCAATGAAGAATGTGATCGTCTGGGGGAGTACGATGATCATAATAATACCCCTCAAGAAAAGAAAACTCAGGAATACTAAGACGGTGCttaaagtgccataaagaagaaagtttTAACAAAATAAACCCAAATAATAAAGTTTAAAGATACGCCATTCTTACTGAAGATGGAGTAATCTGGGGGAGCATGGTATGAAGATACCTAAGACTCAAATAGATTGTATCTGCGGAGCATGTTGTATGACCTATACAACACCCGTTGCTATCTCTATAAAGGAGGAATGATTAAACATGGATCTTGTGATAAAGGTCCCTGTAAAACCTATTGCCTCTTGGAAGTGAAAGACTATACAATTAATTTGCCTCTTGGCAATGACAGAGCAACAACAGCCCCATATGAAAGAAGTGTCAGTACCTGAGACACAGATGGTCTCAAGGAATGAGAAAATCAGATACTTCTGATTACTATAAAGTCTATGTTAGTGAAATTTAAATGGAGGTTGATCCCACCTCATTTAAAGCGCTCAATCGAGCTTTGAGAAGTGTCTGCTTATCTAAATGATAAGAGACTATGTGAGATGAAATGAAATTGGTGAATTCTGACGATGTTCGAGACTCATGAGCAATTTCCATTGCAGCaaaaacagtaggctgtaaagaGTCTACAAGGTCAATGTGACTCCAAAGGAAATATGTAAAGGTGTAAAACACGACTAAAATCAGAAGGTTTTTGCGCATTTTACACTGAATAGATTACAATGAGTGTTGGTAGCacatcatgatctgagttacatcagatgaaagatattatgatctgagttacatcagatgaaagtaaagaacacaggggatactgcctgaagaagtcttttatggactaaagcaatcaaatgttgttttgggttaaagaaaatgagaGGATAATTGTGTTTGTATAAAGTTATAGAATAGGAATTTCATTTCCTATATCTTGTACATGCGGATAAAATTCTGCTTGTTAGTAGTGATGTTAATTCGACTGCAGGAGGAAAAGAAGTTCTTGTCCTCAAAGTTCAAAAGAATGTCTCTCGTTATAAGGATCGAGATTCACCGAGAAAAGAATAAAAGGGGTTTTAGGAGTGTCGCATGGGCATGCTAAGGAAAGTTTCTAAAGTATGCATGCGAGAAAACCTACACCTGTTCTTATAGTAAAGGGTAATGATTTTGGGAACTTTAGTGTTCCAAAAGTCAATATGAAATAGACCAAATGAATATGGTAccatatgcttcagctgttggaagctTAATGAATGCAAAAGTATAACATTACCGTGACACAGTTCACGTAACCGGGTTGTTTTGGTAATGTCCAGTCCAGATATAGATCACTGGAATGGAGTCAAGGATATCAGCCTCATGCTGAAAGAAATAAATGCTCTCAAAAGATTGTGAGTACAAAGACAAGACTCGTGAAATATACagcgaaatccacaattgtcgctGACTTTCACACTTGGAGTTTTTGTGTGGAAAAACTCTAAAGAATGAATCAATTATCATTAATATGATGTAAAGATAATGTATAGCATGATATGAGGTTGAGGGACAGGCAAAAAGGTTAAGGAAACATGTACCCGAAgttgataatggttgacaacaACAATAACCATTAAGTAATTCGctcctatgacaacgagtcaagtgtGGTGCCAAACACATTGACACAGAGTTATACATTGTTAAGGAGAAAGTCCGGAATTATGTTGAAATGCTTGGAGCATGAAAGCAACAGCCAAGTAtttgcagatctgcttattaaacgcttaccgcccagtgtgttaggagaacacacagtcgacatgggttttatggtatagtctaagATTTCCGGACAATAAAAGGGCCCAAGGCTAAAGAATCTGTTTCAAAACAGAGGAGTGTGTTGTAGGTGTTGATTCTATCGGGAATGAACCGTGATGATGAGACATGCTCTACATGCAAATCTGTGATGGAACGAGTACTTTGAAAAGAGTTATTTCaaagtataaagttaaaagtatatgttgagatcaagggggagaatgttagattGATCTCTCCTTCAATGGGCCCAACGGCTCATTGGGCCCTTGACCCACGCCCTGATCGGGGACGTCCAGCCCAAGCAAGGCTGGTGGGCCCCTGTCACACAGTGCTATGAAGAGGAGGTGGGGACCAGGGCACAGGGTACGAGGTTCGTCGCCGCCACTGTTCCCCACTCCTAACCCTATTCCGATCCAGAGGGAGGCACTGAAGCGATGGGAAGCCCACCGACGCCACCACTCTCGGCCATCACCATCGACCTCTACACCGACCGTCGCTGAAGCGATGGCCGGAAGGCTAAGGTAAACACACAAACAGAGAAGATATGCCACCGATCTACTCCTAGTCGATCCAGTAAGTCTatcatctagatgtattttagttctagatacatctatttttatgcatttctccgacgagtatttccagacggagggagtagtttttttgGGTCTATTCATAGTACTAGTAGTAGATATTTTTTTTCTTGAGCAAAACTAGTAGTTGGTGCGACTTGTGAGTTGTCCCCTAGTCCTCAAAACAGGCAAGGTGCGTGCGTGCGGGCGTgcgcgtgcgcgtgtgtgtgtgtgtgaaggtcgttgtttttctttttcatcggggAGCAGCCGCACTTTAGAATTTCCCTCCTTGGTCAGTGGTCATTGTTGTACTtcctctgtctcaaaataagtgtctcaactttgtactaagttcAAGACATTTATTTTGAAACGGGGAGAGTACAATATAAAACTCATGCAGCTAGGAAACCGACAACAGGCTCATCTTGCTCCATCCAGAATAGCAACAACTGACTTCCCCGCCAAAATAAAGAACTTGCCTCATGGATTAATTATGAATCAAAACTTACTCGCATGGCAGCTGGGAACTTGTTGTAAACATACACTCAAAATAAATATCTCCAGTAGCCTCTTATTTATAATTAAGGTGTTTGAAATTGGGTGTTGTCAGATCTCAGTCGACTATGATTTAACCAAGTCTCACTCAAGTGATACAACATACAAAAAATAAGAAAGCGATTCTTGAAAGAAATTTTTGCATGGATCTCAAATCTAACGAATATATCATCaactgagacttggttaaatctcatTCGAATGAGATTTATCAATCCCGTTTGAAATTTCATTCATCTCCAAGTCATATATATCGAAGGTGCAAATTTTGAAGGGTACAACTAATTATAGGTGGTCGACATTCAGGCAACTAAGAATCAGCAGTAGCAAAGAAGAATACATGTTTGATTCATATAAGCTCGAAAGCGTCCAGGCACCACATGTTTTGGCTCAATTACATGTAAGTACTGCAGCAAAAAAGAATTAATGGTCATGGTAATTTAATTTGTGTGGACAAACGTGGGGTCTTATTCGTCTCTTgtaataataatataatagataATGTGTTAGCAACTCAGGCTCAGCTCCCGATACATCGGCATATGTACGGACGTTTTCTGATGTGGCCACTAGAGATTCTTTGGCTACGACGCGGAGTAGAGGAAACAAAGTATTGTTTGCGCAGGAGAAGAATAATGACAAAGAAATACTGGGAGTTGCACCGTATGCTAAATTTGATGATATAAATTTGTCTGGCAAATTTTCTGTCAAATTAGTAGAGCCAGAGGAGGTGAAACCGAATTTTCGTATGCCAAGCTGGGTAGTGATTGGTGCAATTCTAGTCCAAGTAGCGTGACATCCCAAGTCAATTAGGAAACGAAGTGCACATGTGGTATGGATATTTCCTACGTAGCGTCATAGCAGTAGTTACGTTTACTAGTTCATTTTTTTTAATCTTAGGTGATCAAGTGTCCCGATATTTAATTAGGTAAATCTTGTTTAGTTTAAGTAGGAGAGAGAGAGTCAGTATCCAATTATTTTACGTTTCCTAGTCGGTCCATGGAACCGACCTCGCCTATAAAACGGGCCGGCTTCGGCTGGTGTACGGCAGATCTTTTTTATGGGTGATTGATTATTTTATCAAGAGTTACAAGAGAAGGTCCCAGGCTGGGGGACGCCAATATTATGAGTTTCTGCGATCCTTGATCGGGGATTTGCTGCTGCGCTGTTGTGGTTAACTTTGGGTTAACTTTGGTGCAAGTCTACTCCTTTGGTTTCTTGTTATTTCCTTGATCCAAAGGCATGTTCTTCTTCTACGTCTGCTATCTATTTTCTGTGACCGTCGCTGCCGCCGTTTGTGGTTGTTTTGCAAGTACCGTGAAAGATTGGACCAACCAGCGACTCTTCGTCTAGTCGAGTCTATATCATTTTCGGTGCATATCGGACACTCCACTACAAGGGAGAGCCCATCACATCTCAAAAGACTAGCCTGAAGGGAGTACGGCACTCTCTTTTAGGGGATCTACAATGCTCGCCGCTTATACAGATGCTAGGGGCATCTCCAATGCTAGCCGCTTACATAGGCGCTGAAGGAGGAAAAGATAAATATTGTCAAACAAAAAATCACCTTAGCACTCGTGATCGCAACGCTGGCCGCTAACTAGCTGTAAACCAAGTCGTTGGGCTCAACGTTCCAACTCACGCAAAGGGGAAAAAAATGCTAAGCGCTCGCTACCAGTTCTTGCGTCGATGTTGGACTTGACGCTAGGATTGATTGGCGTAACTTCCCATCGAGCAGGAAAGGTACGATGGTTGATAAGACagtcttatcttaaatcttgcatgtaatttagagatgacaaaaaagtaTGTCTACAATGGATTATATCGTAACCTTATCTTCGATAACTTGTCATTCCTTAAAATatggtgagacaaattgtgctaagaaATCATCTCTtatcttctcttaaataagagaagacaagccttttcttatgagttctttctTCTCCACATCATCATTTATCTTatgtggcactcctaagatagcaccattgtacatggcCTTAGCGCCCTGCGTTGGTGATGCTCTAACAGAACAAAAAAAGATCGTAAAATCAAAAAAAAACTATAACATAGCTCGTGCGCTGCGAGCATGCAGAACCAAGCGCTCGACGCAAGATTAAATTAACGGTGCGACATACGTTCGGACGTGTCCCGTGCGTATCAGACAGTCCACTACAAACGAAAAGCCCACCACATTACAAAAGACCGGCCTGGAGGGAGTTTGGCACTCTCCCTTTTAAGAAGGTCCTAGCGGCCTCCCGTATTTGAGGTGGGACTAAAGTTACTAACGTTGCCCAAGGTCAGGTTCCTGACATAATGCGGAGGCAGCCACACTGACTGTTAGCTAGCCAGGACACGCGACAGGGCCATGAGTAGTAGGGATGACAGTTTTgtccatgggtatgggtacccgcgggtaccctacccgaaaatAGTGAGTATGGGTGAGACTTTCTACCACTTcatacccatgggtatgggtatccatacccacaaaatgcatgggtagggtatgggtatgaaATTATACCCATGGATAACCCAATGGATatccaataaataaataaataaataaataaaaccctATAATATGCAGATAAATAATTATCTTAAGTTCTTAACTAGCCCATGGACCACTGATTAGGACCTTTAATTGTGTGTCAGTTGTCATTGTGAATTTTTTATGTAAGTGCAAACCTGATTGTTATGGATGGGTACCTAAATTAAGACCCTTTTCTCATCTTACTTTTGTCATGTGAATGCTATATATTGTACCCACCGGATACCCATTGGGTATAAGATACCCGATAGGTATGGGCATGGGTACCAATTTGTACCATGGATATAGAAGTGGGTGGATATAAAAAAAAGATTTGAGTATGGGTTTGGGCAGAAAAGGGTCGTACCCactcataccctacccattgccatccctaaccaTGAGACATGCATGCCATCGACAGGGACGCATGAACCATTGCATCCGGCCACTCGTCCGAGATCAAATGGCCCGAGAGAGCCGTGGCATCCATTTTTTTTCCTTTGTACTCCCTCCGCTTTAAAATATTTGTCTTGGTTTTAGCTGAAGTTCAAACTTGAACTAAAACTATGACAAGCATTTTGAGACGGATGGAGTATTTTGCTTACATTGGGGAATTGTTCTTTTGGGGCACGTAGCAAGTGCACTTTTGAATTTCTGCTCCTTTGTTACTCAAAGTTGTCACAAAAGGTTCTGTAAAACAAACTTTGATGTGGTTAGCAAACCGAAAACAGAGTCATCTTGTTCCATCCAGAACAGCAAATATCATGTGAGGCAAAGAAGAATACACGTTTGGATTTGTAAGCTCCAAAGCACACACTTTAATTTCGTTTGCTGGATTACAAGTAAGTTACTGCAACATAAAAGAAAAGGATCACCCcaaaaaaaacataaaagaaaaggataGTAACTTATTAGTAGCAGCACGGTAGGTAATCGACCACATGATCCACATTATAGCTGGCATGGTCTCTTATTGCTGGTCCATGATACCTATATATAGCACAAAGTTTACACACAGAACGGTCCATCCATCATCCATCCACATCACATGCTTGGCTTCACGTTGAGACGGTTGGCCACCTTCATGCCGCACGACTTGTCACACTGCATCCATCCACAAATCAATCGATCGAGTGAATTATATATTGATCACCAACTGAAGAACATTCAGCGTAAATCCTCCCatggattcatgcatgcatgaataATTATTGAGTTTAATTACCTTGGAGAGGAAGTCGATCCAGATGACGCGGAGCTCGTGGCTGACCTTGGGGCGGGCGAGCGCGTCGGCGAAGCGGCGCACGAACCTGTCCTGCCGGTCGGGCGCCCAGCTGCGGTACCTCTCCCCGGGCTGCACGAAGTCGTTCTCCTTCTTGATCCTCGTCTTCTCCCTTTTCCCGACGACGGGCCGCGTCGGCACGGGGAAGCTGGCCGGCTCGGCGTGCCGGAGCGGCGCGTGGCGGGACGGGTAGTAGTCCACCTCCTCGTCCCGGTGCATGAAGTTCATGGCGCCGTCGTAGTGGTTGTTCTTGAAGCCGCACTTGGGCGCGTTGACGGGGAGCATCAGGTAGTTTGGCCCCAGGCGGTAGCGCTGCGTGTCGGCGTAGGCGAACACCCTGCACTGCAGCATCTTGTCGTCGGAGTAGTAGATCCCGGGCACGACGAGGCCGGGGCCGAAGGCGAGCTGCTCGTTCTCGTTGAAGAAGTTGTCGACGTTGCGGTCGAGCACGAGGCGTCCCACGGGCTGGAGGGGGACGAGGTCCTCGGGCCAAGTCTTGGTGTCGTCGAGCGGGTCGAAGTCGAAGCGGTCCTCGTCGTCGGGGTCGATGACCTGCACGAAGAGCTTCCACTCGGGGAAGTTGCCGGCGTCGATGGAGTCGTAGAGGTCCTGGGTGGCGTGGCTGTGGTTCTTGCCGCCGACGAGGGTGGCCTCGTCGTCCATGAGGCAGCTGACGCCGCAGGTGGGGCGCCAGTGGAACTTGACGTAGTGGGCCTTGCCGGCGCGGGAGACGAAGGTGTAGGTGTTGACGCCGAAGCCGTCCATATGGCGGTAGTCGGTGGGGATGCCGACGTcgtcgaagaggaagaagaaggtgtggaGGCTCTCGGGGTGGTGGGAGAGGAAGTCGAAGACGCGCCAGTACTCCTGCACGTGGGACTTGGGGTTGGGCTTGAAGGCGTGGATGACGTCGGGGAACTTGATGCCGTCGCGGATGAAGAAGACGGGGAAGTTGTTGCCGAGCAGGTCCCAGTTGCCCTCGCGCGTGTAGAACTTGACGGCGAACCCGCGCGGGTCGCGGATCGTCTCGGGCGAGCCGCGCTCGTGGATGACGGTGGAGAAGCGGACGATGACGGGCGTGCGCGCCCCCGGCGCGCGGAGGAAGTCGGCGCAGGTGAGGCCGGTGACGTCGTGGGTGCACTCGAAGAAGCCCTTGGCGGAGGCGCCCCGGGCGTGCACCACCCGCTCCGGGATGCGCTCGCGCGCGAAGTGGGCGATCTTCTCCAGCAGGTGGTAGTCCTCCAGCAGGATGGGGCCGCGGGGGCCGACGGTAAGCGCCTCGTTGTCGTTCCACACGGGCTGGCcggcgttcgtcgtcgtcgtcttggTGTCGAAGCTGCTCGACGGCCGGAACTGCACGCCATGGACACCCACAGAGCGCGTGTCAATTATCAGCTAGCCGACTCTAGTGAGCTACGGAGCAAATAATTAACACTAGAGTAGTATGAAATCGACAGTATCTTTGTGAATTATTAAGAACACCATCTACTACCAACATGCTAGAAATGGTGATGAATCAGTTAACTATTATAGCGTGAGATCTGCTGATGTCTACAGTAATTAAGTAGGAGTACCTTGCAGGGATCCATCCTTCCTTGAGTGAAGTAGCTCAGCTAAGCTGGGGGGGAGTGTGGCGAGCTCACTCACTCTCACTGCACTGATCTGCCACTACAAGTGAGCTCGAGCCGGTCTTAAATAACGGCGGGGGGTGAGGTGGCGTGGCCGCCCGGCTGCCGTGGCCACcctctgacaggtgggccccatgacAGGCTGCAAGGTGGGATGGGCCTGCAAGAAGACAAGAGAGGATAAGGTGTGGTGGGCCCGCCACGTTTGGAAAAGTCTGTAGCCGGGATAGATGCGGGTGCACCGCATCGTCGCTCCATCGTCATCCAGTTCCGTGCAAATACAGAACCGGCTGCTATGCCGACGTGTGTGTGCATATCTCTTGTTGATCTGTTGCACTCACCCACCGCCAGACTCGATGCTAGGAATGCAGTAGTGTGATTTACTACCTCTggaaagaaatataagatcgttcCCATCACTATTTTTAGAATGCAGTGTAATTTACTCTCTTTGTAAAGGAATATAAGAACATTTAGATCATTAGAGGGAGTAGTGAAAATTGCGGGAGAGTGTAGTGCAGATGGAATGCAACGCCTTTCCAACCTCGTCGATTTGTGAACGGGtttttttttcgcaaaaaaaaatgtgAACAGATTTTGGGATCTAGGCACACCAAAAATCACTTCCTTTAATTCagattttttttagtttttaaaaataatgaaaaaaaatcatacaCATTGGTGTTCGTTAGAAACTCGCACATATAAACTTTGATATTATGATGATTTGAGTGGGTGAAAATGAGAAAAAACAGGGATCTTTTTTTTGGGGGTGAAAAATCAGAGATTTAGACTTTAAGTTTCATTTTCTCATTTCATGCAGGTCGCAAATGATCATATTATTTTAAGAAAGCTTACATGGGTATATTTTAACTCACTATATACGTGAGTTCTTTTCTAATTTTTTTAAAAACTGGATATGCCGAGACCATGGACCGTTCAAGTATTTTTGCCATCAATTTCATGGAAAAAGTAGGTATTAAGCATTAGATCATGTTAAGATTACTGAATATGTGCATACGCACAAGGCTTCTCTTCAAGTGATAGAAGAACGGTTTCTCTTTTTATATCGTGCTAAACATAGATGAATGGTTGCCCTTGATATTTTTTTTTGCAACAATGGATCAAAGAAACTGATTGAAATGAACACTAGAAACACATTCATAGAAAAACAACAAACACATCAAGTTTTCACACAGGAAACTTCATACGCAGGATGTTACATTTaccatcactagtgcagaaccgggcaatatcaccggttcataaggccctttagtgccggttccataacgggcactaaagtgtggtcactaaaggccccccctcctttagtaccggttctgcacgaaccggtgctaaagggaaaccatgtggcacgagccagctccgggggcctggagccctttagtaccggttggtaacaccaaccggtactataaggtttggggttttttagttttatgatttctttttcatttaattttgtgtttccattttaattctttttcgtttgctggtattttacgatactacacattgtaaacgttatgcatatatatatatatataaatagaatttctagtagaaccaatcatcaagttcaacatgattgtcatgatattataagcattcatatataacaccacaaaagcaaatcacttaagttcagaacgaaaaACACGGATATGAAAggccaagtactaattaagagcagcatgaagaactagctaaatcactcctgctagctactctctctctggtaaaatagcatagaacatgtgtagctctcctgattgatcatactggagcatgccgatgaacctgtctcctaatcgtgggctgcgcttctcattgctgccccctagtacttctctgcgatcattaacaattttcctccaatctttcactattaagcattcatcgcttctagaaatcctgaatgcattcatgtgcaatgcaggatatcttggccttaagctaacaattgacatctgacctttagtctcgaccccctgaggcacaactgtcatcgagagtccctgttgaagaacatcatatagtacttaattaatatactcagCAATGAAAGTTAAAAAAAAAATATgtaaaatatgcactgaggacaaatagtaaatatcttaccatcattcctaaatagatgtgaccgtagttcaataccatcactattggtcgcatgttttgagtactaacatttccaagtgcaggaaaaaaatttgtcttgacagtatgaagatcctcaagccatgaaacataatgacttatctcctcgcagtttagttcagctccgggacagtagaaggTCCTGGCTACCAagtgccggacatgtttggttgaatggagataagctgtcaatagaaattagttgtcagctatttttgaaataagcaatatcaaagacaaaaatatatttgagaatactcacataatggtagaactggaggcgtctgcacatcgacccatatgtctctattaccttcaatatcatcttccggacgaatattaaaggtgataaccataccaggctcaaatgcataagccttgcatagtgcttgccaagttttgcatttaaAATAGGTGTACGTGTATGCATTGTATACTTtaacgttgaaagtataaccatcatgctcagttttcaggtaagctctctttacctccatagtttccatatctttgaaacttATCTTAtgcaagacaaaaattcttgcatggcatgggatccgctagtagaatagtgaaaattaaaaattataagtcaagcaaatgaagcatatataagtcatgtttaattacgaaaacagacttgtcgttgtgacttactgtatcgaattcgaaagtctcatccagcttgatgctgaatcgcctaccatcaataaggaaatttctgtcgcactagccgcgctcgtcttcacagtatgtgcacatgccgaaattttttccgtcgtcagacgacatttcctatgttcatattaggcgaaacattaaacacttactaattcaattaattcaactacttctattaattcaactaatcatttactaaaaataaactagttatattaattcaattagttcaactaagcatttactaaaaataaactagttatattaattcaattagttcaactaagcatttactaaaaataaattagttctatatattaattcaactagttcaactaagcatttactaaaaataaactagttctattaacttttctatctaattcatctaacattcgacattaatctaacatttatataaactcaaaatatataaaaacattaaataaacagaaaaactcattaacaaataatattttaattagataatcaaatctcagatacgacaattttcttactaaaaataaactagttatattaattattcaactagttcaaatctcatatacctaaataaactagttcaacaatTTTCTNNNNNNNNNNNNNNNNNNNNNNNNNNNNNNNNNNNNNNNNNNNNNNNNNNNNNNNNNNNNNNNNNNNNNNNNNNNNNNNNNNNNNNNNNNNNNNNNNNNNNNNNNNNNNNNNNNNNNNNNNNNNNNNNNNNNNNNNNNNNNNNNNNNNNNNNNNNNNNNNNNNNNNNNNNNNNNNNNNNNNNNNNNNNNNNNNNNNNNNNNNNNNNNNNNNNNNNNNNNNNNNNNNNNNNNNNNNNNNNNNNNNNNNNNNNNNNNNNNNNNNNNNNNNNNNNNNNNNNNNNNNNNNNNNNNNNNNNNNNNNNNNNNNNNNNNNNNNNNNNNNNNNNNNNNNNNNNNNNNNNNNNNNNNNNNNNNNNNNNNNNNNagtgtgtgtatatgtgtgtatgtgtgtgtacgccgccccgtacgtacgagcgggggcgccggcgtacggggcgagggcggcggcgtacggggcgggggcgccggcgcgcgggtgcgagagacgtacgggaccgcggcgacgacgacggacggcggcggcgttcgaggcggcggcgcgagacga
Above is a window of Triticum aestivum cultivar Chinese Spring chromosome 6B, IWGSC CS RefSeq v2.1, whole genome shotgun sequence DNA encoding:
- the LOC123135609 gene encoding catalase isozyme 2 — protein: MDPCKFRPSSSFDTKTTTTNAGQPVWNDNEALTVGPRGPILLEDYHLLEKIAHFARERIPERVVHARGASAKGFFECTHDVTGLTCADFLRAPGARTPVIVRFSTVIHERGSPETIRDPRGFAVKFYTREGNWDLLGNNFPVFFIRDGIKFPDVIHAFKPNPKSHVQEYWRVFDFLSHHPESLHTFFFLFDDVGIPTDYRHMDGFGVNTYTFVSRAGKAHYVKFHWRPTCGVSCLMDDEATLVGGKNHSHATQDLYDSIDAGNFPEWKLFVQVIDPDDEDRFDFDPLDDTKTWPEDLVPLQPVGRLVLDRNVDNFFNENEQLAFGPGLVVPGIYYSDDKMLQCRVFAYADTQRYRLGPNYLMLPVNAPKCGFKNNHYDGAMNFMHRDEEVDYYPSRHAPLRHAEPASFPVPTRPVVGKREKTRIKKENDFVQPGERYRSWAPDRQDRFVRRFADALARPKVSHELRVIWIDFLSKCDKSCGMKVANRLNVKPSM